A genomic region of Homalodisca vitripennis isolate AUS2020 chromosome 5, UT_GWSS_2.1, whole genome shotgun sequence contains the following coding sequences:
- the LOC124363103 gene encoding protein PET100 homolog, mitochondrial — MGGWKLEVGKMFMYMMFPVVTFHYFNQPQYYEEWVAKAKKELYPPESDEVNMLLREKLSSIRQKRELEELKQLAAKHQ, encoded by the coding sequence ATGGGAGGTTGGAAGCTGGAAGTTGGAAAGATGTTCATGTACATGATGTTTCCTGTAGTAACTTTCCACTATTTCAACCAGCCCCAATACTATGAAGAATGGGTAGCAAAGGCAAAAAAAGAGTTATATCCTCCTGAATCTGACGAAGTTAATATGTTATTACGTGAAAAGTTAAGTTCAATTCGCCAGAAAAGAGAACTGGAGGAACTGAAACAGTTGGCAGCAAAACATCAATAG